Proteins co-encoded in one Desulfomicrobium macestii genomic window:
- a CDS encoding hydrogenase: MNDTLNLLIGLAMGLNLLALGTSRLPVLIRAVAMQGVLLGLLPLVLEAHGLDWRLVLITLATVAGKGVLIPFMLIRAMRTANIARELEPFIGYIPSLLLGAAGTIAAVALTRYLPLLPEHAGNLHVPGAMALILTGFILLIGRTKAISQVCGYLILENGIYLAGLLLIRSTPILVEFGILLDVTVGIFVIGIIVDRIQRAFDSLDTRKLTALHE, translated from the coding sequence ATGAACGACACGCTGAACCTCCTGATCGGCCTGGCCATGGGCCTGAACCTCCTGGCGCTGGGCACCAGCCGCCTGCCCGTCCTGATCCGGGCGGTGGCCATGCAGGGCGTGCTTCTGGGGCTATTGCCCCTGGTGCTCGAAGCGCACGGCCTGGACTGGCGGCTGGTCCTCATCACCTTGGCTACCGTGGCCGGCAAGGGCGTGCTCATCCCCTTCATGCTCATCCGCGCCATGCGAACCGCCAACATCGCCCGGGAGCTCGAACCCTTCATCGGCTACATCCCGTCCCTGCTCCTCGGCGCGGCCGGAACCATCGCCGCCGTGGCCCTGACCCGCTATCTGCCGCTCCTGCCCGAACACGCTGGAAACCTGCATGTCCCGGGGGCCATGGCCCTCATCCTGACCGGGTTCATCCTGCTCATCGGGCGCACCAAGGCCATCTCCCAGGTCTGCGGCTACCTGATCCTTGAAAACGGGATCTATCTCGCAGGGCTGCTGCTCATTAGATCCACCCCGATCCTGGTGGAATTCGGCATCCTGCTCGACGTCACCGTCGGCATCTTCGTCATCGGCATCATCGTTGACCGCATCCAAAGGGCCTTCGATTCTCTCGACACCCGCAAACTCACGGCGCTGCACGAATGA
- a CDS encoding respiratory chain complex I subunit 1 family protein gives MPLYMDIPLRLLFWLLLAPLLPGVINKVKAWVAGRQGPPVLQLYYDLARLWRKGVVVSTLASPGFIIAPAVAWTAVVTAALLLPLAGTGTAFSFDGDVLLLVYLLALARFCTAWGAMETGSAFEGMGAAREVSFAVLAEIGIITAILTLVVQSGSIALSSMFEPLFGPGAALLAVGLFIILLAENCRVPFDDPNTHLELTMIHEVMVLDHSGPPLAMILHGASVKLLLFAVFLAQAVLPLSELPLLASVAALLVSVLLITVAVGLVESLTARLAFRRVPLLLTIGFLFCLFPLLLTWMGDL, from the coding sequence ATGCCCCTGTATATGGATATTCCCCTGCGCCTTCTGTTCTGGCTGCTTCTGGCGCCGCTGCTTCCGGGCGTCATCAACAAGGTCAAGGCCTGGGTGGCCGGACGGCAGGGTCCGCCGGTGCTGCAACTGTATTACGATCTGGCGCGACTGTGGCGCAAGGGCGTGGTGGTCAGCACCCTGGCTTCGCCCGGCTTCATCATCGCCCCGGCCGTGGCCTGGACGGCCGTGGTCACGGCGGCCCTGCTGCTGCCCCTGGCCGGCACGGGCACGGCGTTCTCCTTTGACGGGGATGTTCTGCTACTGGTCTACCTGCTGGCCCTGGCCCGCTTCTGCACGGCCTGGGGGGCCATGGAGACGGGCTCCGCCTTCGAGGGCATGGGCGCGGCCCGCGAGGTCAGCTTCGCCGTCCTGGCCGAGATAGGGATCATCACCGCGATCCTGACCCTGGTCGTGCAATCGGGCAGCATCGCCCTCTCGTCCATGTTCGAGCCGCTCTTTGGGCCGGGCGCGGCACTCCTGGCCGTGGGGCTTTTCATCATCCTGCTGGCCGAAAACTGCCGGGTTCCCTTTGACGACCCAAACACCCACCTCGAACTGACCATGATCCACGAAGTCATGGTCCTGGACCACAGCGGCCCGCCGCTGGCCATGATACTGCACGGAGCCTCGGTCAAGCTGCTGCTCTTCGCCGTCTTCCTGGCGCAGGCCGTGCTGCCCCTCTCGGAACTGCCGCTTCTGGCCTCCGTCGCGGCCCTGCTCGTGAGTGTGCTGCTGATCACCGTGGCCGTGGGACTGGTCGAGTCCCTGACCGCGCGCCTGGCTTTCCGCCGGGTCCCGCTTCTTTTGACCATCGGCTTCCTGTTCTGCCTTTTTCCCCTGCTTCTGACCTGGATGGGTGACCTATGA